The genomic stretch CCAACAATATACATTTCCagtcttcaagtttcagctgGTGAAGACTAGTTAACTGTAGCTTTCATTCAATTATTATACCGCTTGGCCGATCAATGTACTAATACATGCATAATTTTCAATATTAGGATTTCATCTTACTGTCTAGTTCCAGTTAACGAGAAAGATAAAGCACCAAGAGCAAATCAACCACTAAGCTTCTTCAAATATgaagggtataaatgtaataagCAAATAGATATTTACAAGAGAATATGTAGAGACAGTAAGAAGACAGCATTTTGCTTAATCATTATAACTTTATAGCCTCAACGAGATTACATATGGCCAAAAGAAGTAAAATAAAATTTCCTACGAAATTAAAGATTAAAAAAGCAGGATAAAGACCCTTAAAATAatgggaaaaaaatgaaaaatgaaggGCCACAACAGGCCTACCCCCGAAAAAATGCCAAGGGAATAAAGAGGTGAACATAAGAGCTCCCAAAAGCAGTGCCAGCCGCCAAAGAAGACAAAAGCACATGCTTTCAAAGAAAAAAGTCACATTAAGAAAGAACTCCTAACCTAGCAAAGAGTGGATTTGACCAACCCAAGgtgggaaaaaaaaaaagaaacctgTATAAATAATAAGGTTTTTCCTTAATTGACCTTTCTCTTCAACTCGTCACTGCCCAGGTAAACATTATTCCTAGGCCGTCTCTCGGCACCATTGTTATTATCACTATCGCTGTTTAAGTTGTTATTATGAGTGTTACGAGTTGCAAAACTATCTTCTTCATCATACCGAAACCTCCGCACGACACCATCTGAGTCATAACGCCTTGTTCTGGAGAACACCTCAAACCTGTCATCATTATTTCTTCTCTCATCAGCACTGCCTTCATATCTGCGTGCTCTACCACCTCCTCTTCCCATCTCGTTAAACCTTGCAGGGCGCATTGCAGGTTCAAAATAATCATCTGAATTCATTCTCCGAGATGTACCCACAGAATCAAACCTTTGGccctgctgctgctgctggaATGTTCTTCCAGGCAACCTCCTTCCCCTGAAGTGATCTGAACCACCATTTGGATCATCAAACCATCTGGAATTATGTTGTGGCGAGAAACGTCGCCTTGGTGGGGACATAAATCCCATTTCGCATTTGGCTCCAAAACCTTGCTTCTGAAACGGTAATCTCATCCTCTCCATTCTAGAATCGAACCTATAATCTGGAGACCTGCTACTGCGGTGTTTTGTATCATGTTCCCTTGACATCCATGGACCAGGAGAGCGACTTCTTGATCTAGACTGGGATCTCTTAAATGGTAGTGGTCTTCTATAATAAACAGGTCCTCTAGGAGGGGGTGAAGCATTTTGGTCTCTCCTGACCATACGATTCACATGATAAGGATATTCATCGGAAGTACCATTTGGATCATTAAACCATCTTGAATTATGTTGTGGCGAAAAACGACGCCTGGGTGGGGAAATAAATCCCATTTCGCATTTGGCTCCAAAACCTTGCTTCTGAAACGGCAATCTCATCCTCTCCATTCTAGTATCAAACCTATAATCAGGAGACCTGCTACTGCGGGGTTTTGCAGCATCATGTTCCCTAGGGGGTGAAGTATTTTGTTCTCTCCTGACCATTCGATTCACATGATAGGGATATTCATCAGAACCATTTTGGGGCATGGTCCTGTGATAATCCTCTCTAAAACCCCGACCAACTCCTGGTGGATATCTTCTAAACCTCCTTCTGTCAGGACTTCCATCTCTGAAAGGTCCCACTCCCCTTTGAATATTGTGTGCATCATCCCTGCTGCACGGTGATCTTCTAGGTTGGTGCCTATAGGAACCATTAGAAGAATTTATTGACTGACGGTGTACATGATTATCAATGCCTGCAAATCCTGCTTCAGAATATCCACGACCCTCAATAACACTCTTTGGCCTGGGACGATCAGCACCAAAGGAACCATTATAAGTGGGCGACTCTCGGCGTCTTGAATCCCAACAACCTGCTGGACTTTTACATTGCATCTGCAACAAATCAGATCTTTCCTTTCCCATAGAATGATCGGCACAAGTGTCATCAGGTTGAGTACACAAGTCAAAATTGCTGGATCTGAAGCACAAAATTGGTAATTGAGCACAAAACCAAAAAGTGAATATAAGTTAGGAAGAATaatctttttatatataaaaaaattaaccaGATCTCATTGAATTTACCTGCTCCCCTGTACAAGAATATTGTCACTCCTATGTAAGGTGTTAGAAGATGATTCTACAGTGCCAGGCAGTTCCTTTCGGGAAAACCCAGAACCAACTACTTTAGCAGAAGTATCCTTCTCATCAAAACCagccaagcagtcagcaccatgTTTTCTAGCCATGTAGCCCTCAGGTATTTCAGCAGTTATGTCTGAAGACATTTCTGAACCTCGGGGCAATTCGTCAGATCCAGAAGTTAATACCTTTGAGCCCACAGACTGTCTCAAAGCATCTCCTGCAGCACCATGTTCAAAAATTTCACACAAATAATTAGATCCAGAACCCATTAACCTTTCGGCTTTCATATTCCTATCTAAGCTCCTAACTTCTGTGACACAAAATTCTTCTTCACTGCATTCTACTTGCATACCAAATTTACTGGACATAGAATAGTCACCAGTATCATCACATGTATCAGTTCCATAATCAACACATTCAGCTTCCCCATCCTCACAATCATTATCCTCCCAGCATGGAACATCTGACTCTCTCAACTCTCCATCCTCATATTGAGAATCATAACCAGCATCAACATCCGTATTATTTTCCTTCCCAACAATATGATCCTTGTCACAATCCGTAGTGTTCCCCTTTCCAACAGAAATATCCTTATCACAAATATCCAATATGTGGCTGTCATTGCAAGTATCTTCAGTAGTAACTCTATCTAAGCTACTAGCAGAACTGCCACCACATCTTTGAGATACCTCATGGGAATTAGAACCAACTACTGACTCTACAATAGGCATGGAATTTCCTTCAAATTTATGCACTGCCTTATCAATGCAAGGTACTAACGTATCTGTAACTAGTCCCTCTACATTCACTGTAACTATTGATTGACCTTCTCCCAAATATACACCTGATGTAGATATATCTTCATTACAAAGTTCAGTATGGCTTATACCCACATCCTCTGTTTTATTAACAGGCAATGGTGGACAACTGCCATCTGAGCTTATTATGTCTTGAGATTTCAAACCACCATCAATGCTACAGACAGTAGCAGAAGCCATACCATTTTCACTTAGAGTATCAGCCCCTTCTAACTTTTCTACCTTGCTCAGTTGTGCAACCACAGAAAGATCTTCATTATACTCTTTGGCAGAACCATCAACAGACAATGTTTTCTCAATTTCTTCTGACAACACTGAGCCTTCAAACTTATCAGATTCCTTGCAGGGAGAATTTTCTACAACAATGCCTGTAGATGTGGAAGATTCAAGGACCTTCTCAAGAGGGACACATTTATCATCACTCTTGTTAATGTCAGAGATTGATTCAAATTTATGTTCCTCATTGTCAATGATAGGCTGCACTGGAGTTCCAATATTGTTTTTATCATCTCCCAATTCCTTCTGTAGTTCACAAGCTTCCAAAACCTGCGGCTTTTCACCCTGTACATCTACTACATTTGtttgagaatccacaataatcgTATCACAAGGCTGCTCCCAAGCATCCATTTCAACATTTAAGTCCCAATGTAATCTAACATCTCTAGACGAAACAGATCTTTCCACTTTTCGTGTATCTACATCATTACAATTGTCATTAGCACCACCATGATGAGTTTTGTCTGCATGCTCAGGGAAATCTGAATCCTCTGATGCAGCTTCAACCACTGTATTTCTCGAAGAAAAGCAAGTTCCTTCCTTCGATGAAATACACTCTTTAGGGGGCAAATCATCATCCACACTGTTGTTGCACGCAGCAGCAGCAGCCAATATTTCAATACCAGAAAAATCCTCATTAAAGTCATGcttcacattttttattttcctAGATGCATCCATTGCAATGAGTCGtttctttgtaaacaatttcagaCAAGAACCCTGATCTGAAGAATAAGGACCATCCAAAAACTGGTCATCGTGTTCATTAGGAGAAGAAAAGCAAGGTGGTGGTGATGGAGACCGAACTGTGAATCTCCTCTTCTTAATTGGAACTTGCTCAACTTTTTCACTGAACCGATGTCCAAGGACAGCCACACCAAGCTGCAAGATAACGTAAATAAACCATAAAATAAAGTAAGATACAGTTGACAAAATAAAGTAAAGAAACAGTTGACAACCAATACGTTAAAACCTTTATAAAAGGTGGAGGGAAAGGGAAAATCAACCTTCTCAGATTCAGACACTGTTGTCTCTGAAGGACTTTCTGTGCCCTTATCTGTTTCAGCATCGGATTTGGGGCTTCTATCAACTGGTTTCCTTGATCGCCTTGAAGATCTTCGATAGCCCTTCGAAACTGTTTTCCATGTCAAGTCAGGATTTATAAAATTTGTAGGTTCTAAACCTTTTGCACTGATCATGCTTGCAGAGATAGACCCTATCCCAATAACTGGTGATTTGCCACTACAAGTTTTGCAGTAAACTGTTGCCTGGTACTTTAGACTTGACACTAGAGTGGTGTGCACAACCCCAGTGCAAGTACAGAGACAAGCCTacacattaaaaaatatatattatcaatAGCAAGGTTCTGAATActtaaatttgaaattcaaaatcatTCTAGCATCTCGTTAGATTCATTGGTGGGAGGGATTACTCCACCAAACCTACCCCACGAGGACAAAACTAAAAGCATTCAGGGTAAATAGAGAAACAACAATTGAATGCTCAGCTCAAAAATAATCAAGGGGATTGAATTCAAACATCTTCATGCTATAATTAGAAAAATAACCGTTATTGAAACCTAGTCTAATCACTAATTGATTACTAAAAAAAATTGAGATCAGCTGAACTTACAACTGCCTTCGGTCCTTTAATCTTTGCCGGATAGTTGACAGGAAACTTTTACCAAAACTGTCAGATGCAACtgcaaaataatttttaaaaaaacaaaaaaaaaactaggtCAGAAAAGAAATCAGATTAAGAATACAAGATACAAGATACAACTACAATGCTCATTCCACTATAAATAACACGTTATCAAGCCCAAAAACTGATAACAAGACTGCCAGTATATGCCTCCACAAGCCATTTACCTGAGGCAGGTCGTGTTAACAAGTTTTGGACGCCTGCAAAAACTTCCGCAGTTTTTATTATTCAGAGTTGGGCATTAAACTAATTATGTCTAACATCCCAAAAAGAGATATTCAGCAAATGTTTTTTTCCCTAAAAATTAAACCCACCAAACTAGTTTCCGAATAAAAGGAAAGTTTTGATCATTGTTTCAGTATATGCAAGGTTGCATAGCTATTTCATAGTAAGAGATTGACCTGTGTCCACTTATCAATAGCCCCAGAAGAAGATACCCTCTTGAGTTTCAATATCTCTAGCATCCAAAGCTTGAGACAAGTAAGGCAAAAACAAGCAGAcctttagaaaaagaaaaagaaaaaatggttATGGTCTTCATATTTTTCCCTGACTCCATCCATCAGCTAGGCGCACATAAAATATATGAGATTTCAAGTCCTGTACCGGAAGCATGAAGTTTAAGGGCAGGAATTTTCTATGACCAAAGTCAAGGACATGGGGATTCTGCTTACAAAACAGAAAATCACCCATAACCCTACAGATCCAATCACATAAAATTAAGATTATAAAGTCATATTGTCTAGAAATTAACTTAGTAGACGAATCAGCAGCCTCAGCAACGGCCATGCCTCCTGGGTAAAAAAAGTCCTAATTATTATTTCAAACTCCTGGACGCTTCACGAATTGGGTACTCAGAAAACAGCAACCCAAGAACATTCGCCACGAAACCTTCGATGACATTTGTCCTAAAAGATACTTAGAAGAGAGATTTGTTACATAGATATCTGGAGCTTTTCACAGCGTTTTCCGAGCAAGGAAACATGGAAAGCAATCGCCTCGATCGAGGCCTCATACCCTCCTCCAAAATTGCTATCTAATcctaaatttttatatatattttttcacaaATCTTCAAGAATGAGCTTCTTCCACGACGACGAAGGAAAAAATTTAATAACAACCAGCAGGCCTTCAAGATTTCAAATACCTCTTCAGAAAACAGACGGAGCTGATGGTGTTGTTCAACGATGAagaaaaataacccaaaaaatcTGAGGGAAATTTATAAAAAGGCTAGGGTTTTTCAAACTCCTGGGTAAAGAAAGTCCTAATTATTATTTCAAAGCCTGGACGTGGGTATTCAGAAAAAGCAAGCCAAGAACATTTGCCAAGAAACCTTCAATGAAATATGTCCTAAAATATCTAGAAAAGTTTATTTACATACATATCTGAAGCTTTTCACAGCGTTTTCCGAGCAGGGAAACATGGAAAGCAAATCGCCTCGATTGAGGCCTCACACCCTCCTCCAAAATTGCTATCTACACctaaatttttatataatttttttcacaaATCTAGATGATTCAGAATGAGCTTCTTCCACACCCACgaagaaaaaaatttaataacaACCCGCAGGCCTTCAAGATCTCTAATACCTCTACGGAGAAGAGACGAAGCCGATGATGTTGTTCAACGATGAACAAAAATAACCACAAAATCTGTGAAATTTATCAAAAGGCTTAGGGTTATTCAATACCTGTTGTTTCTTATTCTCTCTTTCTTCCGTTTCACATCAAATCGAGAATCGCCGCCACAATCGAAATTGAAATCGAAACCATGAACCAAAAGATTCAACCTTCCGCGGAGATTTCACGCATCACGACAGAGCCAAAATGAACAATCACATCATCAATAAAGATTTTCACACCCCAAACGAAACGAATCACGCAGATTTGCTTCTTCTTCGCCGATTTCTTTTTCCAAAACTAAGACGACGAACCAGGCCGATCTCCTATCGTCGATTAGCGGGTCTTAGATAACAATTACTGCATCTTATCGCTTCTGACAAtccctcttctcttcttcttgttccttTTCGTCTTCGTCTTCGTCTTCGTCTATGGCTGCTTTCTATTCTTCCCTGTTTGGACGAAAATAAAAGGAGATCTATCACCACGTATTTATGCTCCACCTTATTCCTAAACTACCCCCATGCCTTTTTTATTTCTCTATTATACCCTTCgtgtatatttttattatatatattattattaactaGTAAGAAGAAATTTAAGTTAGGAATCTCGAAGTCTCGAATTGGCTGCCGGTGCAGTATATAGTCAAATAGTGACCAATCAAttacacaaataaaaaaaaatattacacaTATATTTGTTTAAAATTAAATACATCATAAATCTAGGGGATATTTTGACTTTTGGAATTTATAGTGAGGGCACGGCAACTTACAACAATTTACGGAATAATATATTGGTCCAAATAAGTAAAAGTTTTGATTTATTTAGTAAGGTTGGATAATTATTGGGTAAATACTTATGTAATAActcatattttattaaaatacacATTTGTTATCTTATGTGTATAATAatgattttgtaatttctatttaCAGTTCGTACAGGTTTGGTTCTCTCCCCTAGAATATGGTGaacacaaatttcaaatatgattatattattttttattttaataatttttttgatattattttatttttgttcttttaAACCGATTTAAAAACATTTTCTgaattattaaaacaaaaaaatattttataaattaatagaTGAAAAAGTAattgaaaataaattttaaaatgaaaataaaaatatttgataaaactattttaattggttaaataaacataaatatttttaattcaaaatataagaatatttttaaattaattaaagtaaactaaaagcttaataattttttatttaaactattgtGCTGGAATTCGGTTTAAATTTCAGTTTGTAAGTTTAGGgtgttgattttaattttttggtCTAAGTTTAgaggttatattttattttttgtatttttgttttggCAGCCACAACACCACTATCACCATGCACCAACACCCCTCTTTTTATCTGAAAATGGCTGTCACACACCACCTCTCTCTCTACCCCTCCGAATCTCATCTTTTTTTCTCTTAACTTCTCAATGAAAGCTACACAAAAGACACTTGTAATAGTTTTGGATGATTTATAACTTAAACTCGTGACAAGTATCGTTTTACACACTAAGAATTGCATTTTGAACAattctgggcatgatttttggagtttttttgtaatttttttcagatctgaaactttcaaatctgcagaaaatcaacTTTGGTCGATGTCAGCtcaatggggccttcaaaatcaagattttcatgaagaagaaaaaaatcgaTTTTTGTCGATGGTCGCTCGATGGTGGCTCGACGCTGCTCGATGGTGCTTGATGCGATTTTGCAAGAGGCATAATTTTTTACCTAAGTGTCTGTTTGGAGTGATTTGTTTTttgaattttggtatttttttcgagatctacacgtttaaAATATTT from Humulus lupulus chromosome 5, drHumLupu1.1, whole genome shotgun sequence encodes the following:
- the LOC133834684 gene encoding uncharacterized protein LOC133834684, translating into MISAKGLEPTNFINPDLTWKTVSKGYRRSSRRSRKPVDRSPKSDAETDKGTESPSETTVSESEKLGVAVLGHRFSEKVEQVPIKKRRFTVRSPSPPPCFSSPNEHDDQFLDGPYSSDQGSCLKLFTKKRLIAMDASRKIKNVKHDFNEDFSGIEILAAAAACNNSVDDDLPPKECISSKEGTCFSSRNTVVEAASEDSDFPEHADKTHHGGANDNCNDVDTRKVERSVSSRDVRLHWDLNVEMDAWEQPCDTIIVDSQTNVVDVQGEKPQVLEACELQKELGDDKNNIGTPVQPIIDNEEHKFESISDINKSDDKCVPLEKVLESSTSTGIVVENSPCKESDKFEGSVLSEEIEKTLSVDGSAKEYNEDLSVVAQLSKVEKLEGADTLSENGMASATVCSIDGGLKSQDIISSDGSCPPLPVNKTEDVGISHTELCNEDISTSGVYLGEGQSIVTVNVEGLVTDTLVPCIDKAVHKFEGNSMPIVESVVGSNSHEVSQRCGGSSASSLDRVTTEDTCNDSHILDICDKDISVGKGNTTDCDKDHIVGKENNTDVDAGYDSQYEDGELRESDVPCWEDNDCEDGEAECVDYGTDTCDDTGDYSMSSKFGMQVECSEEEFCVTEVRSLDRNMKAERLMGSGSNYLCEIFEHGAAGDALRQSVGSKVLTSGSDELPRGSEMSSDITAEIPEGYMARKHGADCLAGFDEKDTSAKVVGSGFSRKELPGTVESSSNTLHRSDNILVQGSRSSNFDLCTQPDDTCADHSMGKERSDLLQMQCKSPAGCWDSRRRESPTYNGSFGADRPRPKSVIEGRGYSEAGFAGIDNHVHRQSINSSNGSYRHQPRRSPCSRDDAHNIQRGVGPFRDGSPDRRRFRRYPPGVGRGFREDYHRTMPQNGSDEYPYHVNRMVRREQNTSPPREHDAAKPRSSRSPDYRFDTRMERMRLPFQKQGFGAKCEMGFISPPRRRFSPQHNSRWFNDPNGTSDEYPYHVNRMVRRDQNASPPPRGPVYYRRPLPFKRSQSRSRSRSPGPWMSREHDTKHRSSRSPDYRFDSRMERMRLPFQKQGFGAKCEMGFMSPPRRRFSPQHNSRWFDDPNGGSDHFRGRRLPGRTFQQQQQGQRFDSVGTSRRMNSDDYFEPAMRPARFNEMGRGGGRARRYEGSADERRNNDDRFEVFSRTRRYDSDGVVRRFRYDEEDSFATRNTHNNNLNSDSDNNNGAERRPRNNVYLGSDELKRKVN